Proteins from a genomic interval of Mycobacterium conspicuum:
- a CDS encoding Zn-ribbon domain-containing OB-fold protein: MATMERPMPVKTPTTAPFWDALAQHRIVIQYSPSSQSYVFYPRVRAPRTLANDLEWREISGMGTLYSYTVARRPVSPHFADAVPQLLAIVEWDEGPRFSTEMVNVDPDQLRVGMRVRPVFFDHPEHEVTLLRYEPAEQ; the protein is encoded by the coding sequence GTGGCCACCATGGAACGCCCGATGCCGGTCAAAACGCCTACCACCGCGCCGTTTTGGGATGCGTTGGCGCAGCATCGCATAGTCATCCAGTACTCACCGTCGTCGCAGTCCTACGTGTTCTATCCGCGGGTGCGCGCGCCGCGCACGCTGGCCAACGACCTGGAATGGCGCGAGATCTCGGGGATGGGCACGCTGTACTCCTACACCGTCGCGCGCCGACCGGTCAGCCCGCATTTCGCCGACGCGGTGCCCCAACTGCTGGCCATCGTCGAGTGGGACGAGGGCCCGCGGTTTTCCACCGAGATGGTCAACGTCGACCCGGATCAGCTGCGCGTCGGCATGCGGGTGCGGCCGGTGTTCTTCGACCATCCCGAACACGAGGTCACCCTGCTGCGCTACGAGCCCGCCGAGCAGTGA
- a CDS encoding alpha/beta fold hydrolase, translating into MPTIDINAGTIHYEATGPETGRPVVFVHGYMMGRELWRQVSARLGARGLRCIAPTWPLGAHPQPLRPGTDRSINGVARIVADVLAALDLDDVVLVGNDTGGVVTQLVAVYHPERLGALVLTSCDAFEHFPPPILKPVILAAKSKAMFKTVAQAMRAPAARKRAFDGLAHRNIDDLTAAWVRPGLSDPAIAEDLRQFTLSLRTEVTTGVAARLHEFDKPALIAWSADDVFFELSDGERLAATIPNARFEVIEGARTFSMVDRPERLADLLSSIAVRA; encoded by the coding sequence ATGCCGACGATCGACATTAATGCCGGAACCATCCATTACGAAGCAACCGGACCCGAAACCGGCAGGCCGGTCGTCTTCGTGCACGGCTACATGATGGGCCGCGAGCTGTGGCGGCAGGTCAGCGCGCGACTCGGTGCTCGGGGCCTGCGCTGCATCGCCCCCACCTGGCCGCTCGGCGCACACCCGCAGCCGCTGCGCCCCGGCACCGACCGCAGCATCAACGGCGTCGCCCGAATCGTCGCCGACGTGCTTGCCGCCCTCGATCTCGACGACGTGGTGCTGGTCGGCAACGACACCGGTGGGGTGGTGACCCAGCTTGTCGCGGTATACCACCCCGAGCGGTTGGGCGCGCTGGTGCTCACGAGTTGCGATGCGTTCGAACACTTTCCGCCGCCGATCCTTAAGCCGGTGATCCTGGCGGCCAAGTCCAAGGCCATGTTCAAGACCGTGGCCCAGGCCATGCGCGCGCCCGCGGCGCGCAAGCGCGCGTTCGACGGCCTGGCGCACCGCAACATCGACGACCTCACGGCGGCGTGGGTGCGCCCGGGGCTGTCCGACCCGGCCATCGCCGAGGACCTGCGCCAGTTCACCCTGTCGCTGCGCACCGAGGTCACCACCGGAGTCGCGGCCCGGCTGCACGAGTTCGACAAGCCCGCCCTCATCGCCTGGTCGGCCGACGACGTGTTCTTCGAGCTGTCCGACGGCGAGCGACTGGCCGCGACCATCCCCAACGCCCGCTTCGAGGTCATCGAGGGCGCGCGGACGTTTTCGATGGTGGACCGACCGGAGCGGCTCGCCGACCTGCTCTCGTCGATCGCGGTGCGCGCCTGA
- a CDS encoding TetR/AcrR family transcriptional regulator, whose protein sequence is MEIKRRTQEERSAATRDALISAARRLWGLRGYAEVGTPEIAKEAGVTRGAMYHQFADKATLFSEVVETVEQDVMARMAGMVASSGAKTPADAIRAAVDAWLEVSADPEVRQLILLDGPSVLGWPAFRDVAQRYSLGMTEQLLTEAIRAGQLARQPTRPLAHVLIGALDEAAMVIATADDPKRTRRETRQVLHRLIDGMLGAKAKA, encoded by the coding sequence ATGGAAATCAAGAGACGCACCCAGGAAGAGCGCTCGGCGGCGACCCGCGATGCGCTGATCTCGGCCGCCCGCAGGCTGTGGGGCCTGCGGGGTTACGCCGAGGTCGGGACGCCGGAGATCGCCAAGGAAGCGGGCGTGACCCGGGGCGCGATGTATCACCAATTCGCCGACAAGGCAACGCTTTTCAGCGAGGTCGTCGAGACGGTGGAACAGGATGTGATGGCCCGGATGGCTGGCATGGTCGCCTCGTCGGGAGCCAAGACACCCGCGGACGCGATCCGGGCCGCCGTCGACGCTTGGCTCGAGGTCTCCGCCGATCCGGAGGTGCGGCAGCTGATCCTGCTGGACGGGCCCAGTGTGCTCGGCTGGCCGGCTTTCCGCGACGTCGCCCAGCGGTACAGCCTGGGCATGACCGAGCAATTGCTCACCGAGGCAATTCGGGCCGGCCAGCTGGCGCGCCAGCCCACCCGGCCGCTGGCGCACGTGCTGATCGGCGCGCTCGATGAAGCGGCGATGGTGATCGCCACCGCCGACGACCCCAAACGCACGCGCCGCGAGACCAGGCAGGTGCTGCACCGGCTCATCGACGGGATGCTCGGGGCGAAGGCGAAGGCGTAG
- a CDS encoding sugar phosphate isomerase/epimerase family protein, translated as MSRDLGIEFISVFGLPPADFVHLAADLGCRYISTALVGRPLKSLGYPAFSLKDDRALRRELLAAMDERGVGISLGEGMVITADTDVAGLAADLDVMAELGAAQINTLSFDRDRNRTFDQLATLAEMAAARGIRTTVELAPGATIGDPATLLAAIEHVGSPGLRLTLDTMHWVRSGLGAAELRELGPENIGYVQLSDTTLQPRRESYLQEAMYERMAPGDGELPLTEILAAVPVDVVVGLEIPMRSLAEAGVGPMDRLRPCVAAARQLGCR; from the coding sequence TTGTCGCGCGATCTCGGCATCGAGTTCATCAGCGTCTTCGGACTGCCGCCCGCCGACTTCGTGCATCTGGCCGCCGATCTGGGCTGCCGCTACATCTCCACCGCGCTGGTCGGGCGCCCACTGAAATCCCTTGGCTATCCGGCCTTCTCACTCAAAGACGACCGTGCGCTCAGGCGCGAGCTGCTGGCCGCGATGGATGAGCGCGGCGTCGGCATCTCCCTGGGCGAGGGCATGGTCATCACCGCGGACACCGACGTCGCCGGCCTGGCCGCCGATCTGGACGTCATGGCCGAACTCGGGGCCGCGCAGATCAACACCCTGAGCTTCGACCGGGATCGCAACCGCACATTCGACCAACTGGCCACGCTTGCCGAGATGGCCGCCGCGCGCGGCATCCGAACCACCGTCGAATTGGCGCCCGGGGCGACGATCGGCGACCCGGCCACGCTGCTCGCGGCCATCGAACACGTCGGCAGCCCCGGTCTGCGGCTGACGCTGGACACCATGCACTGGGTGCGGTCGGGCTTGGGTGCCGCCGAACTTCGCGAACTCGGCCCGGAGAACATCGGCTACGTCCAGCTCAGCGACACCACGCTGCAGCCACGCCGCGAGTCCTACCTTCAGGAGGCGATGTACGAGCGGATGGCTCCGGGCGACGGGGAGCTGCCGCTCACCGAGATTCTCGCCGCGGTGCCGGTCGATGTGGTGGTCGGTCTGGAGATTCCGATGCGGAGCCTTGCCGAGGCGGGTGTGGGCCCGATGGATCGGCTGCGGCCATGCGTGGCGGCCGCGCGGCAGTTGGGTTGCCGCTAA
- a CDS encoding SDR family NAD(P)-dependent oxidoreductase produces the protein MSNVSPPLQGRRILVTGAATGIGAAAVRVLSEAGAEIVATYHQTPPPDDLTATWLQCDARDADAVSATVQRAAQHLGGLDVLVNAAGLWQSGIPGYIGPDDISFLLDTNVKATILTNQAAYTVMKDQDPRGGKIINFGSSEAVMGSPISAVYAATKGAVQAWTRSAAKAWGADKVTVNALAPAVKTPGADRFREFLGPEAAGLVDQQMQMMIPIGGTLGDPARDVGPMLVFLAGPGADFITGQLLAVDGGLMMVGG, from the coding sequence ATGTCAAATGTGTCGCCACCACTGCAAGGCCGACGAATCCTGGTCACCGGCGCCGCTACCGGCATCGGCGCGGCCGCGGTCCGGGTGCTCTCCGAGGCGGGCGCCGAGATCGTCGCCACCTATCACCAGACACCGCCGCCGGATGACCTGACGGCCACCTGGCTGCAATGCGATGCGCGGGACGCCGACGCGGTCTCGGCGACCGTGCAGCGGGCCGCCCAACACCTCGGCGGCCTCGACGTCTTGGTGAACGCGGCGGGCCTGTGGCAATCCGGGATACCGGGATACATCGGACCCGACGACATTTCGTTCCTGTTGGACACCAACGTGAAGGCGACCATCCTCACCAACCAGGCCGCCTACACCGTCATGAAGGACCAAGACCCCAGAGGGGGCAAGATCATCAACTTCGGATCCTCCGAAGCCGTTATGGGAAGCCCGATTTCGGCCGTCTACGCCGCGACGAAGGGCGCGGTCCAGGCGTGGACGAGGTCGGCCGCCAAGGCCTGGGGCGCCGACAAGGTCACCGTCAACGCGCTGGCGCCGGCGGTCAAGACTCCCGGAGCGGACCGATTCCGCGAGTTCCTCGGCCCGGAAGCCGCCGGCCTCGTCGACCAGCAGATGCAAATGATGATCCCCATCGGCGGCACGCTCGGAGATCCCGCGCGGGATGTCGGGCCGATGCTGGTTTTTTTGGCCGGGCCGGGTGCTGACTTCATCACCGGGCAACTGCTCGCCGTGGACGGCGGCTTGATGATGGTGGGCGGTTAA
- a CDS encoding acyl-CoA dehydrogenase: protein MTLGLMPEQRELSDAVTQFAARHAPIAATRDSFDMLAAGRLPTWWDALVDNGFHAVHLPEHLGGQGGRLIDAACVLESAAKALLPGPLLPTVTAGAVALLADTAPAAEALVRDLASGAPAAVVLPDDGDFKARADGRRWLVSGASRVVLGACSARVILLAARADDGELVWVPVDTGRPTAAVESASGTDLVGDVGILRLDDYRTDAVLTGIDPERAKCVAVGLVAATTAGIAQWCVEAVTAHLRTREQFGKIIGTFQALQHGAAMLLVNSELATAAAWDAVRAADESLDQHRLAAAGAATIAVSPTPDLVLDALTMLGAIGFTWEHDVHLYWRRAISLAGSIGPANRWARLLGQLACGMQRDMSVNLGDAESEFRCWVAEKLNAAMRLDNDKPPPHGDYEDQATGPRRTLLADAGLIVPHWPKPWGVDAGPLKQLIIDEEFAKRPGLVRPSLNIAEWILPSVLAAAPKALQERLIPATQRGDIWWCQLFSEPGAGSDLASLATRATKVDGGWRINGHKIWTSLAQYADLGALLARTDPEASKHRGIGYFILDMRSPGVEVQPIKTATGEAHFNEVFLNDVFIPDDMLLGGPTDGWSLAISTMAEERSAISGYVKFDRAVALRRLAAEPGPDRDDAERALGELDAYTNAIRALGVRETIRLLDGQPSGPASSIAKVAMNVLLRRTFEATLRLCGQTAMVTDSEPAVVGPYLHLPAELIGGGTREIQLNIIAQMILGLPRK, encoded by the coding sequence GTGACGCTGGGACTGATGCCGGAGCAGCGAGAACTCAGCGACGCCGTCACACAGTTCGCCGCGCGGCACGCCCCCATCGCCGCCACCCGCGACAGCTTCGACATGCTGGCCGCCGGACGACTGCCGACCTGGTGGGACGCACTGGTGGACAACGGCTTTCACGCCGTGCACCTGCCCGAGCACCTCGGCGGCCAGGGCGGGCGACTGATCGACGCGGCATGCGTCCTGGAATCGGCGGCCAAGGCGCTGCTCCCCGGCCCGTTGCTGCCGACCGTGACGGCGGGAGCCGTCGCGCTGCTGGCCGACACCGCGCCGGCCGCCGAGGCTCTGGTGCGCGACCTGGCCTCGGGGGCTCCGGCAGCGGTCGTGCTGCCCGACGACGGCGACTTCAAGGCGCGCGCCGACGGACGACGATGGCTCGTCAGCGGGGCCTCGCGGGTCGTTCTTGGCGCGTGCTCCGCGCGGGTGATCCTGCTCGCCGCCCGCGCCGACGACGGCGAGCTGGTGTGGGTGCCCGTGGACACCGGCCGGCCCACCGCGGCGGTCGAATCGGCGAGCGGCACCGACCTCGTCGGCGATGTGGGGATCCTGCGGCTCGACGATTACCGCACCGACGCCGTGCTCACCGGTATCGACCCCGAACGCGCGAAATGCGTCGCGGTGGGACTCGTCGCGGCCACCACGGCCGGCATCGCGCAGTGGTGCGTCGAGGCGGTGACCGCCCACCTGCGCACCCGGGAGCAGTTCGGCAAAATCATCGGCACCTTCCAGGCGTTGCAGCACGGCGCGGCAATGCTTTTGGTCAACAGCGAGTTGGCCACCGCGGCGGCCTGGGACGCGGTGCGGGCCGCCGACGAATCGCTCGACCAGCACCGCCTCGCCGCGGCCGGCGCCGCGACGATCGCGGTCTCGCCGACCCCGGACCTGGTGCTCGACGCCTTGACGATGCTCGGCGCGATCGGGTTCACCTGGGAACACGATGTACACCTGTACTGGCGGCGGGCCATCAGCCTGGCGGGATCGATCGGCCCGGCCAATCGGTGGGCGCGCCTGCTGGGACAGTTGGCCTGCGGCATGCAGCGCGACATGTCCGTCAACCTGGGTGACGCCGAATCCGAATTCCGTTGCTGGGTCGCCGAAAAGCTAAACGCGGCGATGCGGCTGGACAACGACAAACCGCCACCGCACGGCGACTACGAGGACCAGGCCACCGGGCCGCGGCGCACGTTGCTCGCCGACGCCGGCCTCATCGTGCCGCACTGGCCGAAGCCGTGGGGCGTCGACGCCGGCCCGCTAAAACAGCTCATCATCGACGAGGAGTTCGCCAAGCGACCCGGGTTGGTCCGGCCGTCGCTGAACATCGCCGAGTGGATCCTGCCGTCGGTCCTGGCCGCCGCGCCAAAAGCCTTGCAGGAGAGGCTGATCCCGGCGACGCAACGCGGCGACATCTGGTGGTGCCAGCTGTTCAGTGAGCCCGGGGCCGGCTCCGACCTCGCGTCGCTGGCCACCCGGGCGACCAAGGTCGACGGCGGCTGGCGGATCAACGGCCACAAGATCTGGACGTCGCTGGCGCAGTACGCCGATCTGGGCGCGCTGCTGGCCCGCACCGACCCCGAGGCCAGCAAGCACCGCGGCATCGGCTACTTCATCCTCGACATGCGGTCCCCCGGGGTAGAGGTCCAGCCGATCAAAACCGCGACCGGCGAGGCGCACTTCAACGAAGTCTTCCTCAACGACGTCTTCATCCCCGACGACATGCTGCTCGGCGGCCCGACCGACGGATGGAGCCTGGCGATCTCGACCATGGCCGAAGAGCGTTCGGCCATCAGCGGATACGTCAAATTCGACCGCGCCGTGGCGCTGCGCAGGCTCGCGGCCGAACCGGGTCCCGACCGTGACGACGCCGAGCGGGCGCTGGGCGAGCTCGACGCCTACACCAACGCCATCCGAGCGCTCGGGGTCCGGGAAACCATCCGGCTGCTCGACGGGCAGCCATCCGGCCCGGCGTCGAGCATCGCCAAGGTGGCGATGAACGTCCTGCTGCGGCGGACGTTCGAAGCCACCCTGCGACTGTGTGGGCAGACGGCCATGGTCACCGACTCCGAACCCGCGGTCGTCGGCCCCTACCTGCATCTGCCGGCTGAGCTGATCGGCGGCGGAACCAGGGAAATCCAGCTGAACATCATCGCGCAGATGATTCTCGGCTTACCGCGAAAGTAA
- a CDS encoding thiolase family protein, producing the protein MGLRGEAAIVGYVELPPERMNKASPAPFALEQWAELGAAALDDAGLPFEVVNGIVASHLSESEIFVPSTIAEYLGVGAKFAEHVDLGGASAAAMVWRAAAAVELGICDAVVCALPARYITPMSSKKPKTYGDALYFGSSSNQYGSPQAEFEIPYGNLGQNGPYGQVATRYAAVYGYDERAMAKIVVDTRVNANHTEGAVWKDKPLTVDDVLASPVIADPLHMLEIVMPCVGGAAVVVANADLARRGRNRPVWVKGFGEHVPFKTPTYAADLLRTPIVEAADTAFAMTDLTRDQMDMVSIYDCYTITVLLSLEDAGFCEKGKGMEFVAGHDLTFRGDFPLNTAGGQLGFGQAGLAGGMHHVCDATRQIMGRAGDAQVADCNRAFVSGNGGILSEQTALVLEGD; encoded by the coding sequence ATGGGATTACGCGGAGAGGCCGCGATCGTCGGCTACGTCGAGCTGCCACCCGAGCGGATGAACAAGGCGTCTCCCGCGCCCTTCGCACTGGAACAATGGGCCGAACTCGGTGCCGCCGCTCTCGATGACGCGGGACTGCCCTTCGAGGTCGTCAACGGCATCGTGGCGTCACACCTGTCGGAGTCGGAGATCTTTGTCCCGTCGACCATCGCCGAATATCTCGGTGTGGGTGCGAAATTCGCCGAGCACGTGGACCTCGGCGGGGCCAGCGCCGCGGCGATGGTGTGGCGGGCGGCCGCGGCCGTCGAACTCGGCATCTGCGACGCCGTCGTGTGCGCGCTGCCCGCCCGATACATCACGCCCATGTCCAGTAAGAAGCCCAAAACCTATGGCGACGCCCTGTACTTCGGATCGTCGAGCAACCAATACGGTTCTCCGCAGGCCGAATTCGAGATCCCGTACGGCAACCTCGGCCAAAACGGGCCCTACGGTCAGGTGGCGACGCGCTACGCCGCGGTCTACGGCTACGACGAACGTGCGATGGCCAAGATCGTCGTCGACACGCGGGTCAACGCCAACCACACCGAGGGCGCCGTCTGGAAGGACAAGCCGCTCACCGTGGATGACGTGCTGGCGAGCCCGGTCATCGCCGACCCGCTGCACATGCTGGAGATCGTCATGCCGTGCGTCGGGGGCGCGGCGGTGGTGGTGGCCAACGCCGACCTGGCGCGCCGGGGGCGCAACCGCCCGGTGTGGGTCAAAGGCTTCGGCGAACACGTTCCGTTCAAGACTCCGACCTACGCCGCCGATCTGCTTCGCACACCGATCGTGGAGGCCGCCGACACCGCGTTCGCCATGACGGATCTGACCCGCGACCAGATGGACATGGTGTCGATCTACGACTGCTACACCATCACCGTGCTGCTGTCGCTAGAGGACGCCGGATTCTGCGAAAAGGGCAAGGGCATGGAATTCGTGGCCGGCCACGACCTCACCTTCCGCGGTGATTTCCCGCTGAACACCGCCGGCGGCCAACTCGGCTTCGGCCAAGCGGGATTGGCGGGCGGCATGCACCACGTGTGCGACGCCACCCGCCAGATCATGGGCCGCGCCGGCGACGCCCAGGTCGCCGACTGCAACCGCGCGTTCGTCTCCGGGAACGGCGGGATCCTGTCCGAGCAGACGGCGCTCGTCCTGGAGGGAGACTGA
- a CDS encoding TetR/AcrR family transcriptional regulator — protein MPTDLTPVSPPRRRSEKSRMAIVTATRELLLERGFDGLTIEAVAARAGVGKQTIYRWWPSRPALVADVMLEDADRILASVDHTDDLSADLVGWVRKLAATLTSARGSAMLRILTVAGMEHEDTKAKLRAGFSKPLHDSVRTRLLAEGIDDATAESAADAIVGGVVYPIQSDAQRYSRRRAELTTRLIVAGLTRS, from the coding sequence ATGCCAACCGATCTCACCCCGGTCAGCCCGCCCCGGCGCCGCAGTGAGAAGTCGCGCATGGCGATCGTCACCGCCACCCGCGAATTGCTGCTCGAGCGCGGGTTCGACGGTCTGACGATCGAGGCGGTGGCCGCTCGGGCCGGGGTAGGCAAGCAGACCATCTACCGCTGGTGGCCCAGTCGTCCCGCGCTGGTCGCCGACGTCATGCTCGAGGACGCCGACAGGATCCTGGCGTCGGTGGACCACACCGACGACCTGTCCGCCGACCTGGTGGGGTGGGTGCGCAAACTGGCCGCGACCCTGACGTCGGCGCGCGGTTCGGCGATGTTGCGAATCCTGACCGTCGCCGGCATGGAGCACGAAGACACCAAGGCGAAGCTTCGGGCCGGGTTCAGCAAGCCGTTGCACGACAGCGTCCGCACGCGCCTGCTCGCCGAGGGAATCGACGACGCCACCGCCGAGTCGGCCGCGGATGCCATCGTCGGCGGCGTGGTGTATCCGATCCAGTCGGACGCCCAACGGTATTCGCGGCGACGGGCGGAACTGACCACGCGGCTGATCGTCGCGGGGCTCACGCGATCGTGA
- a CDS encoding VOC family protein, whose product MSRIFGRVAQIGYVVVDIEASMRQWLRHGVGPWFYIERVQTDYFRHRGVDSPVEMSIALANSGDVQLELIQQRNDAPSMYREFLDSGRSGAQHIAYWTTEFEALYQRALAAGYTVGHEGQIGGERGKFAYLDTEHDQGTVIEISDISGAKGQLFAYIREQADSWDGTDPIRRIG is encoded by the coding sequence ATGAGCCGGATCTTTGGTCGGGTGGCGCAGATCGGCTATGTCGTGGTTGACATCGAGGCGTCGATGCGGCAGTGGCTCCGGCACGGGGTGGGCCCGTGGTTTTACATCGAGCGGGTCCAGACGGATTACTTCCGGCACCGCGGCGTCGACTCCCCGGTGGAAATGAGCATCGCGTTGGCCAATTCCGGCGACGTCCAGCTCGAGCTCATCCAACAGCGCAACGACGCGCCCTCGATGTACCGGGAGTTCCTCGATTCCGGCCGCTCGGGCGCCCAACACATCGCCTACTGGACCACCGAGTTCGAAGCCCTCTACCAGCGCGCGCTGGCGGCCGGCTACACCGTGGGCCACGAGGGCCAAATCGGCGGCGAGCGAGGCAAATTCGCCTACCTCGACACCGAGCACGACCAAGGGACCGTCATCGAGATCTCCGACATCAGCGGTGCCAAGGGTCAGCTGTTCGCCTATATCCGCGAACAGGCGGACAGCTGGGACGGCACCGACCCGATCCGCCGCATCGGCTGA